A single Nostoc sp. PCC 7107 DNA region contains:
- a CDS encoding mechanosensitive ion channel family protein, which yields MRWHFLAIFGSITVSVVSLPPVTAQIPLLPLLQTPSSPSNDSDSRTVSDWIYLDGRRLFQISATKTNLSERLQDIQQNLNQISENYLRSPKLEVKVEVRKVNEIPVIRVNGEYLMTVTAEDAKLRQEDPLISANQIAEALQEDLQRAKQERQTQYLLNQGKIAAGVGLVMVVTSWGVYYWQCRSRKEPAQSVPSISSTAQPITTQLNQQQHRHFQEVKKRLFQLTQAGIWGGGNFLILGLFPYTRPFQVAILSAAQIPLKLAVVVLGTYVATRFSYALIDRFTTTLISSGALLTTDTSERLRLRVSTFSGVTKSIVTIIWVGVGILLALVSLGIDIVPLLAGAGLVGVAVSLASQNLIKDAINGFLIILEDQYALGDVINVGNVGGLVENLNLRMTQLRDSEGRLITIPNSEIKIVANLSSRWSRADLTVPIAYEADVDHALNLIKKVALEMDQDLQWKHQIIETPQVLGIDNFGDRGLIIRVWIKTQPLKQWDVAREYRRRLKVTLDQAGINIPVPQQAIWVNDAQLLNAQINGKGDESIVNGQYSRE from the coding sequence GTGCGTTGGCATTTTTTAGCGATTTTTGGTTCAATAACGGTCTCTGTTGTATCTCTACCACCAGTGACAGCCCAGATTCCTTTGTTACCACTGTTGCAAACTCCCAGCAGTCCCAGTAATGACTCTGATAGTAGAACTGTTTCTGACTGGATTTATTTAGATGGTCGGCGTTTGTTTCAGATCAGCGCCACGAAGACTAATTTATCAGAGCGTTTACAAGACATTCAGCAGAATTTAAATCAAATTAGCGAGAATTACTTGCGATCGCCTAAACTAGAAGTCAAGGTAGAGGTGCGGAAAGTTAATGAAATACCAGTCATTCGGGTGAATGGCGAATATTTGATGACTGTCACCGCTGAAGATGCGAAACTCCGACAGGAAGATCCACTGATATCGGCGAATCAAATTGCTGAGGCTTTACAAGAAGATTTACAAAGGGCAAAGCAAGAACGACAAACTCAATATCTCCTGAATCAAGGTAAAATTGCTGCTGGCGTTGGACTGGTAATGGTGGTCACAAGTTGGGGTGTATATTATTGGCAGTGTCGTTCACGCAAAGAACCAGCACAGTCAGTTCCCTCAATCTCTTCAACGGCGCAACCAATTACTACGCAACTGAATCAACAGCAGCATCGTCATTTCCAAGAAGTTAAGAAACGGTTGTTTCAGTTAACCCAAGCCGGAATTTGGGGAGGGGGCAATTTTCTGATTTTGGGGCTATTTCCCTACACACGCCCGTTTCAAGTAGCTATTCTCTCCGCCGCGCAAATTCCTCTCAAACTTGCTGTTGTGGTGTTGGGGACTTACGTAGCTACCCGTTTCAGCTATGCTTTAATTGATCGCTTCACTACTACACTCATCAGTAGTGGTGCTTTGTTGACCACCGATACTTCTGAACGTCTGCGTTTACGCGTCTCTACTTTTTCGGGCGTGACTAAAAGTATTGTCACTATTATCTGGGTGGGAGTTGGAATTTTACTCGCCCTTGTTTCTTTGGGTATCGATATTGTTCCCTTACTTGCCGGTGCAGGTTTAGTTGGTGTGGCTGTATCCCTGGCTTCCCAAAACCTAATTAAAGATGCAATTAACGGCTTCTTGATTATTCTGGAAGACCAGTATGCGTTGGGTGATGTGATTAATGTGGGCAATGTTGGCGGTTTGGTCGAAAATCTCAATTTGCGGATGACACAATTGCGTGATTCCGAAGGACGCTTAATTACAATTCCCAATAGTGAGATTAAAATTGTTGCCAATCTTTCTAGCCGTTGGTCACGCGCCGATTTAACTGTTCCCATCGCCTATGAAGCTGATGTTGACCATGCTTTGAACTTGATTAAAAAAGTAGCTTTAGAAATGGATCAAGATTTACAATGGAAACATCAAATTATTGAAACTCCGCAAGTTTTGGGTATTGATAATTTTGGCGATCGCGGTTTAATTATCCGTGTTTGGATTAAAACCCAACCTCTCAAACAATGGGATGTCGCCCGCGAATACCGCCGCCGCCTGAAAGTTACCCTTGACCAAGCTGGAATTAATATCCCCGTACCACAACAAGCAATCTGGGTGAACGATGCACAGCTATTGAATGCACAGATAAATGGTAAGGGTGATGAGTCAATAGTCAATGGTCAATATAGCAGGGAATAG